In Procambarus clarkii isolate CNS0578487 chromosome 60, FALCON_Pclarkii_2.0, whole genome shotgun sequence, one genomic interval encodes:
- the LOC123766986 gene encoding antho-RFamide neuropeptides-like → MDYVTQKCQEAVNRFIQAQKERSEKQKKNPWFNRTCMEAKNQQEDEERTYPQQEYEGRTYPQQEYEGRTYPQQEDEERTYPQQEYEGRTYPQQEYEGRTYPQQEYEERTYPQQEYEGRTYPQQEYEGRTYPQQEDEERTYPQQEYEGRTYPQQEYEGRTYPQQEDEERTYPQQEYEGRTYPQQEYEGRTYPQQEYEGRTYPQQEYEGRTYPQQEYEGRTYPQQEYEGRTYPQQEDEGRTYPQQEYEGRTYPQQEYEERTCPQQEPARDSSTIDASTYQPIHLFSIFIGFIYNS, encoded by the exons atggactatgtcacccaaaagtgtcaggaggcagtaaacaggtttatccaggCCCAAAAGGAaagatccgagaagcaaaagaagaatccatggtttaataggacatgtatggaagcaaag AACCAACAAGAGGACGAGGAAAGGACCTACCCACAACAAGAGTACGAGGGAAGGACCTACCCACAACAAGAGTACGAGGGAAGGACCTACCCACAACAAGAGGACGAGGAAAGGACCTACCCACAACAAGAGTACGAGGGAAGGACCTACCCACAACAAGAGTACGAGGGAAGGACCTACCCACAACAAGAGTACGAGGAAAGGACCTACCCACAACAAGAGTACGAGGGAAGGACCTACCCACAACAAGAGTACGAGGGAAGGACCTACCCACAACAAGAGGACGAGGAAAGGACCTACCCACAACAAGAGTACGAGGGAAGGACCTACCCACAACAAGAGTACGAGGGAAGGACCTACCCACAACAAGAGGACGAGGAAAGGACCTACCCACAACAAGAGTACGAGGGAAGGACCTACCCACAACAAGAGTACGAGGGAAGGACCTACCCACAACAAGAGTACGAGGGAAGGACCTACCCACAACAAGAGTACGAGGGAAGGACCTACCCACAACAAGAGTACGAGGGAAGGACCTACCCACAACAAGAGTACGAGGGAAGGACCTACCCACAACAAGAGGACGAGGGAAGGACCTACCCACAACAAGAGTACGAGGGAAGGACCTACCCACAACAAGAGTACGAGGAAAGGACCTGCCCACAACAAGAGCCAGCCCGGGATTCATCAACCATTGACGCATCAACTTaccaacctatacatcttttctcaatctttattgGCTTCATTTACAATAGTTAA